In Synechococcus sp. KORDI-100, a single window of DNA contains:
- a CDS encoding BadF/BadG/BcrA/BcrD ATPase family protein produces MVLPGDADEPSLRREDKPVLIAGFDAGQTGTRCRISRSELGQLHRLGSGAGPGVSHLDAQQGEQRFRRAVQDSVSAALVSAGVNRDDLLAAAIGASGIEQGTELQGRAAALLAEELGLPQSQVVATGDERTALRGAFPEQAGIVLISGTGMICVGRDGSGREHRCAGWGWLLDGAGSAFDIGHQGLQLSLRMADGRLADHSFRQRLWQELGCDSSAAIKACVVQQEFGPAAFARLAPLVAAAAAEGLDPAQQILNRSAASLAEAFKGVATALNLNRPNVVGHGGAFAHLPPFRAAVENAVAQAIPAASWCDPHGDACDGALHLALDRLRPR; encoded by the coding sequence TTGGTTCTGCCTGGCGACGCTGACGAGCCTTCCCTCAGACGAGAGGACAAGCCTGTGCTGATCGCCGGATTCGACGCAGGTCAGACAGGCACCCGCTGCCGAATCAGCCGCAGCGAGCTTGGGCAGCTGCACCGTCTCGGCTCAGGCGCGGGGCCCGGTGTCAGCCATCTCGATGCCCAGCAGGGGGAACAACGGTTCCGACGTGCAGTGCAGGACAGCGTTTCAGCAGCTCTTGTCTCCGCTGGAGTGAATCGCGACGATCTCCTTGCCGCCGCAATCGGCGCCAGCGGCATCGAGCAGGGAACCGAGCTGCAAGGGCGCGCTGCCGCCCTGCTGGCGGAGGAACTGGGACTGCCGCAGTCGCAGGTTGTCGCGACGGGGGATGAACGCACCGCCCTGCGCGGAGCCTTCCCTGAGCAGGCCGGGATCGTGCTGATCAGCGGCACGGGCATGATCTGCGTTGGCCGTGATGGCTCTGGCAGAGAACATCGCTGCGCGGGTTGGGGATGGTTGCTGGATGGCGCCGGCTCTGCCTTTGACATCGGCCATCAGGGCCTGCAGCTCAGCTTGCGGATGGCCGATGGTCGACTTGCAGACCATTCATTCCGACAACGGCTGTGGCAGGAGCTGGGATGTGACAGCAGCGCCGCCATCAAGGCGTGCGTCGTTCAGCAGGAGTTCGGCCCCGCCGCGTTCGCCAGGCTGGCGCCACTGGTGGCGGCGGCTGCCGCTGAGGGCCTGGACCCTGCGCAGCAGATTCTCAACCGCTCAGCAGCCTCGCTGGCTGAAGCCTTCAAGGGTGTTGCCACTGCCCTGAACCTGAATCGACCGAACGTCGTTGGTCATGGTGGTGCGTTTGCCCACCTGCCACCGTTCCGGGCTGCCGTGGAGAACGCTGTGGCACAGGCCATTCCAGCGGCATCCTGGTGTGATCCCCACGGTGATGCCTGTGATGGAGCGCTGCACCTGGCTCTGGACAGGCTCAGGCCGCGTTGA
- a CDS encoding IctB family putative bicarbonate transporter yields the protein MAVPLLLRWQGVLHPNPDVVRRLEWLAGGLLTLLLAGLPFFTRAGLTLLIAATGGLWLLWSLVSPPDRIRPIGGWLLLFLGIAALATGFSPVPSAAAKGLIKLLGYLGVYGLASKLLLCNSRWWDRLLAGLLCGGLASSVLALRQLYGNSEELARWADPNSITEGTIRIYGPLGNPNLLAGYLLALLPLAALAVLRWQGWGRRVFAISTLGLAGSSIVLTYSRGGWVGLMVGMAVLILLLLLRSTREWPALWRRLVPLLILLLGAALLAIAVTKLEPIRTRVSSLLAGRGDSSNNFRINVWLASIEMIQDRPWIGIGPGNNAFNSIYPLYQQPKFNALSAYSLPLEILVETGIAGLIACLGLLQSSVRLGLQGLRINEPAAGTALASLAAIAGLLGQGIADTIFFRPEVQIIGWFCLATLTSLPSDERTSLC from the coding sequence ATGGCCGTTCCACTGCTGCTGCGCTGGCAGGGAGTGCTGCACCCTAACCCCGATGTTGTTCGCCGTCTTGAGTGGCTCGCTGGAGGACTCCTGACACTCCTGCTCGCCGGCCTCCCCTTCTTCACGCGTGCCGGTCTGACGCTGCTGATCGCTGCGACAGGGGGCCTCTGGCTGCTGTGGTCACTGGTCTCCCCACCTGATCGCATTCGTCCCATCGGGGGCTGGCTCCTGCTGTTTCTCGGCATCGCCGCTCTAGCCACAGGCTTCTCCCCGGTGCCATCCGCCGCGGCCAAAGGCTTGATCAAATTGCTGGGGTACCTGGGGGTTTACGGCCTGGCCAGCAAACTGCTGCTGTGCAACAGCCGCTGGTGGGATCGATTGCTGGCTGGTCTGCTGTGCGGAGGCCTTGCCAGCAGTGTGCTGGCCTTGCGACAGCTGTACGGCAACTCTGAAGAGCTGGCCCGCTGGGCAGATCCGAATTCGATCACTGAGGGAACCATCCGCATCTACGGACCCCTGGGAAATCCGAATCTGCTGGCGGGCTATCTGCTCGCCCTGCTGCCGCTCGCTGCCCTCGCCGTGCTGCGCTGGCAGGGGTGGGGGCGCCGGGTGTTTGCCATCTCCACCCTGGGGCTGGCGGGAAGCTCGATCGTGCTCACCTACAGCCGAGGTGGCTGGGTCGGTCTGATGGTGGGCATGGCGGTGCTGATTCTGCTGCTGCTACTGCGCAGCACCCGTGAATGGCCAGCCCTATGGCGACGACTGGTTCCTCTGCTGATCCTGCTGCTGGGAGCAGCGTTATTGGCCATCGCCGTCACCAAACTGGAACCGATCCGCACCCGTGTGAGCAGCCTGCTGGCGGGACGAGGTGACAGCTCCAACAATTTCCGAATCAACGTCTGGCTGGCATCCATTGAAATGATCCAGGACCGTCCCTGGATCGGAATCGGCCCTGGCAACAATGCGTTCAACAGCATCTACCCGCTGTACCAGCAGCCCAAGTTCAACGCCCTCAGCGCCTATTCATTACCCCTGGAAATCCTGGTTGAAACAGGCATCGCTGGGCTGATCGCCTGTCTGGGATTGCTTCAGAGCAGCGTTCGCCTGGGACTCCAGGGCTTGCGCATCAATGAACCTGCCGCAGGCACTGCCCTTGCCAGCCTGGCGGCGATCGCCGGTCTGCTGGGGCAGGGCATCGCCGACACCATTTTCTTCCGTCCGGAAGTGCAGATCATCGGTTGGTTCTGCCTGGCGACGCTGACGAGCCTTCCCTCAGACGAGAGGACAAGCCTGTGCTGA
- the trmB gene encoding tRNA (guanosine(46)-N7)-methyltransferase TrmB, producing MRQHVNPLSRFFQLPLQLPAPCDLFEKPLQPIHLDIGCARGRCLLGLAQRNPHWNHLGVEIRRPLVISADRDALASGLGNVRVLFCNANISLEGWMASLPPDQLQRVSIQFPDPWFKRRHRKRRVLQPALLLAIAAALQPGREFFIQSDVLEVITPMVNLTELCGCFSRPAGDARPWRADNPLQVPTERESYTSEQQLPVYRVLYQRNHKERPDLSELERRWQAIDNPAETVSP from the coding sequence TTGCGTCAGCACGTCAATCCGCTCAGTCGCTTCTTTCAGCTGCCGCTGCAGCTACCAGCGCCCTGCGACCTGTTCGAGAAACCCCTGCAGCCGATCCATCTCGACATCGGCTGCGCCAGAGGCCGCTGTCTGCTGGGTCTGGCGCAACGGAATCCGCACTGGAACCACCTCGGCGTCGAGATCCGCCGGCCACTGGTGATCTCCGCGGACCGTGACGCTCTGGCAAGCGGGCTCGGCAACGTCCGCGTGCTGTTCTGCAACGCCAACATCAGCCTCGAAGGATGGATGGCATCCTTGCCGCCCGATCAACTGCAACGGGTCTCGATTCAGTTCCCTGACCCATGGTTCAAGCGGCGCCACCGCAAACGGAGGGTGCTTCAACCGGCTCTGCTGCTGGCCATCGCAGCTGCTCTGCAGCCAGGCCGTGAGTTTTTCATCCAGAGCGATGTGCTTGAGGTGATCACTCCGATGGTGAATCTCACCGAACTCTGCGGCTGTTTCAGTCGACCGGCAGGCGATGCAAGACCATGGCGCGCCGACAATCCCTTGCAGGTGCCAACGGAACGGGAGAGCTACACATCCGAACAGCAGCTTCCTGTGTACCGGGTGCTGTATCAACGCAATCACAAGGAACGACCAGACCTGTCCGAGCTGGAACGTCGCTGGCAGGCGATTGATAATCCCGCAGAAACCGTCAGCCCCTAA
- a CDS encoding FIST N-terminal domain-containing protein, producing the protein MASFSPLDWFRAASATPICRTALSSRPSLDEAVQDVVTSFGRHSEADLALVFVDTSYASDLPRLLPLLRQRLKASKWLGCAGGGVIGTTERGVATELEQTPALSVSLLNLPGAEIQTQALNTNALPDLDGPALRWQEWTGIDPDHCRSQIVLIDPTSSGINDLISGLDYAYPDAVRIGGIAGPHNAPHGSLLIDDGVVAGAVVCSIGGDWTMDAVVAQGCRPIGPVFAIEQVQRNVLLELSEGDRRASPVACLQRVLADLNEQEREKVRHSLFLGIERRELKLGPDGTNTATGAFLVRNLIGVDPSNGAVAVAERVRPGQNVQFHLREADASRQEALQLLRSAADHPAPAQFGLLMACLGRGNGLFGAPNGDVSLARQVMPELPVAGTFCNGEIGPVGGATHLHGYTACWGLLRHDPS; encoded by the coding sequence ATGGCGTCGTTCTCCCCCCTCGACTGGTTCCGGGCGGCATCGGCGACGCCGATCTGTCGGACCGCCCTGTCCTCAAGACCCTCCCTGGATGAGGCCGTTCAGGACGTTGTCACCAGTTTTGGTCGTCACAGCGAAGCGGATCTTGCCCTGGTTTTCGTCGACACGAGCTACGCCAGCGATCTTCCTCGTTTGCTGCCGCTGCTTCGCCAGCGCCTGAAGGCCAGCAAGTGGCTTGGATGCGCCGGTGGCGGGGTGATCGGCACCACTGAACGCGGGGTCGCCACCGAGCTCGAGCAAACCCCAGCCCTGAGTGTGTCATTGCTCAACCTGCCGGGTGCTGAGATCCAGACGCAGGCCCTGAACACCAACGCCCTCCCCGATCTGGACGGACCAGCTTTGCGGTGGCAGGAATGGACGGGGATTGATCCAGACCATTGCCGCAGCCAGATCGTGCTGATTGATCCCACCAGCAGCGGCATCAATGATCTGATCAGCGGTCTGGACTATGCCTACCCCGATGCGGTTCGCATCGGCGGGATCGCAGGACCACACAACGCTCCCCACGGATCACTGCTCATCGATGATGGTGTCGTCGCCGGCGCTGTGGTCTGCTCCATCGGAGGGGACTGGACGATGGATGCCGTGGTGGCCCAGGGGTGTCGTCCAATCGGCCCGGTGTTCGCCATCGAGCAGGTTCAGCGCAATGTTCTGCTGGAACTGAGCGAAGGCGACCGCAGGGCGAGCCCCGTGGCCTGCCTGCAACGGGTGCTGGCAGATCTGAATGAACAGGAGCGCGAGAAGGTTCGCCACTCGCTGTTCCTCGGCATCGAACGCCGTGAACTCAAACTCGGTCCGGACGGCACCAACACAGCTACAGGGGCGTTTCTGGTTCGCAATTTGATCGGTGTGGATCCCAGCAATGGCGCCGTTGCCGTGGCTGAACGGGTTCGCCCGGGCCAGAACGTGCAGTTCCATCTGCGGGAAGCCGATGCCTCCCGGCAGGAGGCCCTGCAGCTCCTGCGTTCGGCGGCCGATCACCCCGCTCCGGCCCAGTTCGGCTTGCTGATGGCCTGCCTCGGACGAGGCAACGGCCTGTTCGGAGCCCCCAACGGTGATGTCTCGCTGGCCAGGCAGGTGATGCCGGAACTTCCGGTTGCCGGAACCTTCTGCAATGGCGAAATCGGACCGGTTGGCGGAGCAACCCATCTGCACGGCTACACAGCCTGCTGGGGTCTGCTCCGGCACGATCCGTCCTGA
- a CDS encoding DUF3177 family protein has protein sequence MNELSYRALVWLTYRLAAVFALGLPLVLLIWSSMRREASVVRLLSLYWKVASLMGISMLLLTDQRPLGYLTAMVAPLLMLVSVWFWVDLNEELEDLPPWRPLSLCVRLWRWALSGFALVCAAMNATALGCMQQGTTSDCKAWLEAPQGVHGVVETVFDFVFGGQWTEAVAAFIGYVALVAYLAGLLQWLLVRLPRQGRVAGGF, from the coding sequence GTGAACGAGCTGTCCTATCGCGCGCTGGTCTGGTTGACCTATCGACTGGCAGCCGTCTTCGCGCTGGGACTTCCGCTTGTGCTCCTGATCTGGTCATCTATGCGCCGTGAGGCCTCGGTGGTGCGTCTGCTGTCGCTGTACTGGAAAGTGGCGAGCCTGATGGGGATCAGCATGCTGTTGCTGACCGATCAGCGGCCTCTGGGATACCTGACGGCAATGGTGGCTCCGCTGCTGATGCTCGTTTCGGTTTGGTTCTGGGTCGATCTCAACGAAGAACTGGAGGATCTGCCGCCCTGGCGGCCCCTCTCTCTCTGTGTGCGGTTGTGGCGATGGGCTCTGAGTGGGTTCGCCCTGGTGTGTGCCGCCATGAATGCCACGGCTCTTGGCTGCATGCAGCAGGGCACGACGAGCGACTGCAAGGCCTGGTTGGAGGCTCCGCAGGGGGTTCACGGTGTGGTGGAAACAGTTTTTGACTTCGTGTTCGGCGGTCAGTGGACGGAGGCCGTTGCCGCCTTCATCGGCTATGTCGCACTAGTGGCGTATCTGGCGGGACTTCTTCAATGGCTGCTTGTGCGTCTGCCACGCCAGGGTCGGGTGGCCGGCGGGTTTTAA